The proteins below are encoded in one region of Sulfitobacter sp. SK012:
- a CDS encoding GntR family transcriptional regulator, which produces MLTDKTAAAEAIQAQLLRRICFLEYLPGDQLKEAELAAEFGVSRTPVRDAINRINHLGLVETRNGVGTVVVALTAEKIHHVYEMRLELAKLIGNKSARAIRADDLEAAQSLLDEAAILTENFHPRNYVELNHRVHELIASLIENSVLNSFWWQTYYQAASTWYRSSERLGPDAGRALVHELGDTVAALKNNDADAIGFIQRTHIGYGYSGIKAQLCDQSTDKA; this is translated from the coding sequence ATGCTCACAGATAAGACGGCGGCTGCAGAGGCCATTCAAGCCCAGCTTTTGCGGCGCATATGTTTCTTGGAATACCTTCCGGGTGATCAGTTGAAAGAGGCGGAACTTGCTGCCGAGTTTGGGGTCAGCAGAACACCCGTTCGCGACGCCATCAACCGGATCAACCATTTGGGATTGGTTGAGACAAGGAACGGCGTTGGAACTGTTGTCGTTGCTCTCACTGCCGAGAAAATTCACCACGTGTACGAAATGCGTTTGGAACTTGCGAAGCTCATTGGGAATAAATCTGCGCGCGCAATCAGGGCGGATGACCTCGAAGCGGCTCAATCGCTTCTGGATGAGGCGGCCATCCTGACCGAAAATTTCCACCCACGAAATTACGTCGAACTTAACCATCGGGTTCATGAACTGATCGCCAGTTTGATTGAAAACAGCGTGCTGAATTCTTTTTGGTGGCAGACTTATTATCAGGCCGCCAGCACATGGTATCGTTCTAGTGAACGTTTGGGTCCAGATGCCGGAAGGGCACTTGTGCATGAGCTTGGTGATACTGTGGCTGCTTTGAAAAATAACGACGCCGATGCCATTGGATTTATCCAGCGCACCCACATCGGTTACGGCTACAGCGGCATCAAGGCGCAACTCTGCGATCAGTCGACTGATAAAGCCTAG